Proteins from one Hydrogenivirga caldilitoris genomic window:
- a CDS encoding cation:proton antiporter, with protein sequence MSAEMLLLTVFAAAFTAPLFSRILKMPVPVGELIFGLLLGHILGSGQELPEILMFLSEFGFLILMFLAGLEVDFNLIERIETKLLFIYSGYVFSIFIVALILAYILGTGIPTAIILSLISVGLMVATLKDMKMLETPLAKRVLILGVIGEVVSLFALTLMEKVGHFSGWIAIFKELGVVALFFLLFFLAFRLVGLLIWWFPEIVRKLTYEEDPSAIGIRLSLALMFTAAVLAHIAGVESVLGAFLAGMVFSYFIRKKHDLEEKLSSIGYGFLIPIFFIKTGMGMNLTNLDLDLLKEVGQVLLVMLLIRLLPSLLLIPGGFSLKEAFLSSVLLSYPFTLMIAGIEIARLSGLIDERTGVVLFLGAALSSLLFPWGAKAFIKVLR encoded by the coding sequence TTGAGCGCTGAAATGCTTCTGCTGACCGTATTCGCCGCTGCATTCACGGCACCCCTATTTTCCCGCATTCTGAAGATGCCCGTTCCTGTAGGGGAGTTGATATTCGGTCTCCTGCTCGGACACATCCTGGGCTCTGGTCAGGAACTCCCAGAGATACTAATGTTCCTCTCGGAATTCGGCTTCCTTATCCTTATGTTCCTCGCAGGACTTGAGGTGGATTTTAACCTTATTGAGAGGATAGAAACTAAACTCCTTTTTATATATTCAGGTTATGTGTTTTCTATTTTCATTGTAGCTCTCATACTTGCTTACATACTGGGGACGGGAATACCCACAGCAATAATACTTTCTCTCATCTCCGTAGGATTGATGGTAGCAACTTTAAAAGATATGAAGATGCTGGAAACACCCTTAGCCAAGAGGGTTCTCATTCTGGGCGTGATAGGGGAAGTAGTTAGCCTCTTTGCCCTCACCTTAATGGAAAAGGTAGGGCACTTCTCAGGGTGGATTGCCATCTTCAAAGAACTTGGAGTGGTAGCCCTTTTCTTCCTGCTCTTCTTCCTGGCTTTTCGTCTCGTAGGACTCCTTATATGGTGGTTTCCCGAGATAGTCAGGAAGCTAACCTACGAGGAAGACCCAAGTGCCATAGGGATAAGGTTGAGCCTTGCCCTTATGTTTACAGCCGCAGTTCTTGCCCACATAGCGGGTGTTGAAAGTGTCCTGGGAGCATTTTTAGCAGGCATGGTATTTTCCTACTTCATAAGGAAGAAGCATGACCTTGAAGAGAAGCTGTCTTCCATAGGATACGGGTTCCTGATTCCGATCTTCTTCATAAAAACAGGCATGGGAATGAACCTTACAAACCTTGACCTTGACCTCCTCAAAGAGGTTGGACAGGTTCTTCTGGTTATGCTCCTTATAAGGTTACTCCCCTCCCTTTTACTCATACCGGGAGGTTTTTCCCTGAAGGAAGCTTTCCTCTCCTCCGTTCTCCTTTCCTATCCTTTCACCCTGATGATAGCCGGTATTGAAATAGCGAGACTTTCTGGACTGATAGACGAGAGAACGGGAGTGGTTCTCTTCCTTGGAGCCGCCCTCTCCTCCCTTCTATTCCCCTGGGGGGCTAAAGCTTTTATAAAGGTGTTGAGATAG